TCGTGAGATCCATGCGCGCGATACGTGGGGTATTGTTGCCGTTGATGAACAACCACCGGCCATCTGACTGCCCGTCGGTCACCGACAGCTGCGGGTGGTGAGCATCATCCCACGGCACAAAACCGTGCGAAGTCATCAGCAACGGCTTCGTCTCTTCCGAATATCCGTAGCCCTTCTCCGGATCGACGCTAAACACTGGAATTACCCTGAACAACCGCCCCTGATGGCAAACCGTATACCGAAACCTGTCCGGAAAATCCACCGGACATGAAGGCGTAAAATTCATCATAACTCCCGGCGCGACATAGACCTTTTCCGCCGCATCGCCGAATCCGCCAACCTCTTTCTTGGGCGAACAGCCGGAGAACAACGCCGCGATGCCAATTATCGATACGACAAATCCCATGGCGACAATAAGGGACTTCTTCATCTTCCGCTCCTTCCAATTGGAATAACTCTCATTAACCTGTGTCATCGAGTATCTCACTTCGCATCCGCTGTAGGCGGGGGCGGCGGTGTTCGAAGCCCGGCTGTTGCTCCATCGGCACTGGTGGGTTTCCAGCTTCAGAGCGCAGGAAATCCAGCAACTCCAAAGCATTGTCCCGCGTGATACCTTGGATGGTCATGAACTGCGCGTACTGCGCAACCAACTGCCTGCCGTCCGGATGCATTTTTCCCATCTGCTCGGGATTCAGGATTTGATTCATGACATACTCTGGCGACCGTCGTTTGGTCACGTCGCGAAGCGGAGGACCAGTCTTCTTCATGTCGAGATAGTGACAAGTTGCGCACTTCTGGACAAATATCGCCTTGCCGCGTTCGGCCAAAGCGTTGTCCACGGCTGCTAATTTAATATCCTCCACGACAGGCCCAATGCCGTGCTGGATCTCCCAACTGGTGAGATTTCCTTGTTGCCATCTGGCTTGGCGTTCGGCATCCGTCTCCGGCGTCGATGAGCATCCGCTCATCCACAAACTGCCGATTACCATGCATGCCGCCAAGAGCACTTTTGAGAGAGTACGACCAAGGGTCATGATTACGGTCCTTTCATTTGATCTAGTAATATTTTGAGCTTCATTTGCTGTGTCATCTGCCCAACTACAATACCGATTTCGGAGTCGGTTATCTGCAATAGGAACAGCATCATTGGCGGGTATCTTCATACTATCAACCTTAATTCCTCAAGCTATTTTTGCTGAAGTCCAGTGCGAGTGTCGCCAGCGTCGTCTTTTCGAACATCCGCTTTAATTCTTCCCGCCGCTTGGACCACGATTGATGCAACGGACAGGGTTTAGCCTCGCCGCAATCGGGAAGTC
This window of the bacterium genome carries:
- a CDS encoding cytochrome c, whose amino-acid sequence is MVIGSLWMSGCSSTPETDAERQARWQQGNLTSWEIQHGIGPVVEDIKLAAVDNALAERGKAIFVQKCATCHYLDMKKTGPPLRDVTKRRSPEYVMNQILNPEQMGKMHPDGRQLVAQYAQFMTIQGITRDNALELLDFLRSEAGNPPVPMEQQPGFEHRRPRLQRMRSEILDDTG